The DNA segment GCGCACGGACTTGGCGACCGAGACACCGGCCTTCTCCTGCGCCTCGTCGGTGGATGCGCCCAGATGCGGGGTGACGATGACGTTGTCGAGGGCGAGCAGCGGGGAGTCGGTCGGCGGCTCGTGGACGAACACGTCGAGTCCGGCGCCGGCGATAACGCCGGTGGTGAGGGCGCGGTGCAGCGCGTCCTCGTCGATGAGGCCGCCGCGGGCCACGTTGACGATGAACGCGGTGGGCTTCATGAGGGCAAGCTGGGCGTCGGAGATCATCCCCGTCGTCTCGGGTGTCTTCGGCATGTGAATGGTGATGAAGTCGGACTGCTGCAGCAGCTCGTCGAAGCTCAGCAATGTCACACCGAGTTGTTGGGCACGAGCCGCCGTGACGTAGGGGTCGTAGGCGACGACGCGCGTTCCGAACGACTGCATCCGCGCGGTGATGAGCGCGCCGATGCGGCCGAGGCCGATGATGCCGATCGTCTTCTCGTACAGCTCGATGCCCGTGTACTTCGACCGCTTCCACTGGCCGACCGCGAGGGCAGCGTGCGCCGGCGGGATGTGCCGGGCGAGGCTGAGGATGTGCCCGACCGTCAGCTCGGCGGCCGAGATGATGTTCGAGGTCGGGGCGTTGACGACCATGACGCCGGCAGTCGTCGCGGACTTGATGTCGACGTTGTCGAGGCCGACACCGGCGCGGGCGATGACCTTGAGCCTTGTCCCGGCGGCGAGCGCCTCGGCGTCGAGCTGGGTCGCGGACCTGATGAGGATCGCGCTCGCGTCCACGAGCGCCGCGAGCAGGGCGGGACGGTCGGTGCCGTCCACATTCCTCACGTCGAAGTCGGGGCCGAGGGCCTCGACGGTAGCGGGGGAAAGTTCTTCGGCGATCAACACGATCGGCTTTGCCACGAATGCAGTCCTTTGGTAGATCTGTAAAATACAGGGCTAAGTTTAGGGCGCGGGCGCACGGCTGCGGTGCCGAGCGTGCCATAGAAGGCAAGATGGACAGATGCCGGATGCCGCGATCGAGACCGCCCAGTGGATCGCGCGCGGCGGGCTCGCCCTCCTCTTCGTTTCGATGGGTGTAACGCATTTCCTGCCCGGACCAGCCAGAACCATGGCTCGGCTGATCCCGCCGCGACTGCGCGGCACAGGCCTGTTGAGCCCTCGCGCGCTGGTCTATTTCACCGGTATCTGCGAGATCGCGGGCGGAATCGGGATGCTCGTTCCCGCGACGAGAGGCGCTGCGGCGGCCGGACTCGTGCTGTTTCTGATCGCGGTGTTCCCGGCGAACGCCTATGCGGCGGAGCATCCGGATCGGTTCGGGGCGATCGCCATCCCGTTCTGGCGGCGATACTTCGCCCAGCTCGCGCTCATTCTCGTGGTCGTGCTCGCCGCCCTCTGACCTGCGCCGTGGCCCAGGCCAACGCGGCAAGCGACAAGCT comes from the Marisediminicola antarctica genome and includes:
- the serA gene encoding phosphoglycerate dehydrogenase — encoded protein: MAKPIVLIAEELSPATVEALGPDFDVRNVDGTDRPALLAALVDASAILIRSATQLDAEALAAGTRLKVIARAGVGLDNVDIKSATTAGVMVVNAPTSNIISAAELTVGHILSLARHIPPAHAALAVGQWKRSKYTGIELYEKTIGIIGLGRIGALITARMQSFGTRVVAYDPYVTAARAQQLGVTLLSFDELLQQSDFITIHMPKTPETTGMISDAQLALMKPTAFIVNVARGGLIDEDALHRALTTGVIAGAGLDVFVHEPPTDSPLLALDNVIVTPHLGASTDEAQEKAGVSVAKSVRLALAGELVPDAVNVAGGIIDPTVRPGIPLMEKLGQVFSGLAEHSPITSIHIEVRGEIVAHDVSVLKLAALKGIFTNVVAESVSYVNAPLLAELRGIDVRLITDSTSDEYRNLLTIRGALSSGSQISVSGTLTGTKQIEKIVEINGYDVEVPVAEHLIVMLYADRPGIVAIYGREFGEAGINIAGMQISRREAGGQALSVLTVDSPAPAGLLESVRIAIDADLMHEIDIVTT
- a CDS encoding DoxX family membrane protein codes for the protein MPDAAIETAQWIARGGLALLFVSMGVTHFLPGPARTMARLIPPRLRGTGLLSPRALVYFTGICEIAGGIGMLVPATRGAAAAGLVLFLIAVFPANAYAAEHPDRFGAIAIPFWRRYFAQLALILVVVLAAL